In a genomic window of Occallatibacter riparius:
- a CDS encoding pyridoxal phosphate-dependent aminotransferase has translation MTTACDAIGGINLAQGVCDTPVPQPVEAEAFEAVRRGDNIYTRMDGIARLRTAIAEKQQRDYGLDYDAQTEVLVASGATAGLHAAAMALLNPGDEVILFEPFYGYHVATLKSQRVTPVLVALADGDFALDVDALRAAITPRTRAILLNTPANPSGKVFTQAETEAVAEVCLEHDLFLFTDEIYEYFVYDGDRHVAPATLPGMRERTIVISGFSKTFSITGWRLGYVTADARWMGAMAYFHDLTYVCAPAPFQHGAAAGLEQLPASFYQQIAADHQSKRERIVSALREAGLTPTVPAGAYYVLAETGPLAGANAAEKARTLLRETGVAAVAGSAFFRKGRGENLLRFCFAKQDAALDEACARLRHLRCG, from the coding sequence GTGCGACGCCATTGGCGGCATCAACCTGGCGCAGGGGGTGTGCGATACGCCGGTTCCGCAGCCGGTGGAGGCCGAAGCGTTTGAGGCGGTCCGGAGGGGCGACAACATCTATACGCGGATGGACGGGATTGCGCGGCTGCGCACGGCGATTGCCGAAAAGCAGCAGCGCGACTATGGGCTGGATTACGACGCCCAGACCGAGGTGCTGGTGGCGTCGGGGGCGACGGCGGGGCTGCATGCGGCGGCGATGGCGCTGCTCAATCCCGGCGACGAGGTGATCCTGTTCGAGCCGTTCTACGGGTATCACGTGGCGACGCTGAAGTCGCAGCGGGTGACGCCGGTTCTGGTGGCGCTGGCCGATGGCGACTTTGCGCTGGATGTGGATGCTCTGCGGGCGGCGATTACGCCGCGGACCCGGGCGATCCTGCTGAATACGCCGGCGAATCCGAGCGGCAAGGTGTTTACCCAGGCGGAGACCGAGGCGGTGGCCGAGGTTTGCCTGGAGCACGACCTGTTCCTGTTTACCGATGAGATTTACGAGTACTTCGTCTACGACGGCGATCGGCACGTTGCGCCCGCGACGCTTCCGGGAATGCGGGAGCGGACGATTGTGATCTCGGGGTTCTCGAAAACCTTCTCGATCACGGGCTGGCGGCTGGGGTACGTGACGGCGGACGCGCGATGGATGGGGGCGATGGCCTACTTCCACGACCTGACATATGTGTGCGCGCCTGCACCGTTCCAGCACGGAGCGGCAGCGGGGCTGGAGCAGTTGCCGGCGAGCTTCTACCAGCAGATCGCGGCGGATCACCAGTCGAAGCGGGAACGGATTGTGTCGGCACTGCGGGAGGCGGGGCTGACCCCGACGGTTCCGGCGGGCGCGTATTACGTGCTGGCAGAGACTGGTCCGCTGGCGGGGGCGAATGCGGCGGAGAAGGCGCGGACGCTGCTGCGCGAGACGGGTGTGGCGGCGGTGGCGGGGAGTGCGTTCTTCCGCAAAGGGCGGGGCGAGAACCTGCTGCGGTTCTGCTTTGCCAAGCAGGATGCGGCGCTGGATGAGGCGTGTGCGCGGCTCCGGCACCTGCGGTGCGGCTGA